Within Primulina tabacum isolate GXHZ01 chromosome 5, ASM2559414v2, whole genome shotgun sequence, the genomic segment atcatattaatTTCAAGCCCAGGTTAAGAAAATGTGCATCATAGAgatttttaatgttttgtatCGAATTTTATACGAAAAAATATATGTAAGTCATGGaatgcataaatattttttgcatgaataaatgactatataatattttttggtATGACATAAATGGAACACAAATACAATTTATAATGATGAGATTTTAAAACAAGTCTATTAGAAAGAATAGGGTGTTgccattataaatttttttattggatTAAAAATAAATCGATCCAACTTGACTAAAGACTACAAAATTTGAGTCTGCCCCTTTCCACCCATTGGCATTTTGTGTTAAACAATAATAGCCGTGAATTAaatgtgaaaaaaaaattaataatagcCTTCGACGTCGTTTAGCGGGGGAGGGAGATAATATCTCCCAACCTCATGAAATCAAGGcctctaatttttttattcgCATATACCCCGGCCACTGCTACCTTAACACGTGTCAGAGAGGCAGTACTACAAATGGGGAGGCTCCTCCCCGTTCCTCAATCATCCACTAGTAGCAGCATCACGGGCTAGCCTCCTCGCCTCTCTTCGCTGTTTCTCAGGTAGATTGTTACGATTTTCCTTCTGTTTTTTTCGGATTTTATGATTGTTTCTGATGATTCGGTTCCTAATTTTATGCTTCACATGATCTTAACTGTTTATTTCAACCGAGGTTACTTACTTATAAGGTGATTGTAACGATGTGtttgcatgttttgttttacgTTTGTAGTTGGTCGAGTCTAATTCTCTGAAGTTAAGTATTGTTTGTTAAGTTTGAGAACCTGACGTTTTAGCTTACTTTGAGAAGTATGgttttaatttttaacttttttgAGATATTTGCAATTATAATTATCCTTATGTGTGTTTTGTTGTTCAGAGTGAGGTGTTAGGGATGGCAGCTGTGACGGCTTCGCACTTTGTGTCACATATAAATGGCGGAGCAACTTCTGTTGATAACAAAACAAACTTGGCCCAGATAGGCCTGAGGAACCAAACTGTGACTCACAATGGGTTGAGATCAGTAAACAAAATTGATATCAGTGGCAAAGTCATTTCGAAACCGTCCAGATGCGCTGTAAACAAAACCGAGAAGGACAAGACATTGGGAACAATTATCTGTGGAGTGGGTATGTCTGTGGCTTTGGTGTCGACTGAGGTTGCTCCATGGTGTAAAACTGGCGGGCTTGGTGATGTTTTGGGAGGGTTGCCTCCAGCTTTGGCAGTACGCATCCTTTTTTCATCATCATTGATCACTATTTGTACTATCCCCTAATAATCTTATGAATTTGATTTATCATCCAGGCACTTGGGCATAGAGTGATGACAATTTGTCCACGTTATGATCAGTATAAAGACGCTTGGGACACTAATGTGCTTGTTGAGGTTAATTCTTTTGCTGGGTTTGCATGtttttacattttatttttgaagggTCATTGTGCATAATCATGAACTAATTGCAGATTAAAGTTGGAGACAGAGTTGAGACTGTCAGATTTTTCCACTGCTACAAACGTGGAGTTGATCGTGTTTTTGTCGATCATCCTTGGTTCTTGGAGAAGGTGAGTAAATCATGCAATTTGAATCCGTGGCTTGTTAGCTGAACTGCATAGCTTGATCATTGTTTGACTGGATTGTTATGTTTGTGATTTTGTACTTCCGAAGGTTTGGGGGAAAACAAAGTCAAAGCTTTATGGCCCAAATGCTGGAACAGATTACGATGACAATCAACTTCGGTTCAGCTTATTATGCCAAGTGAGTCTATATTCTCTCAATTTTCTACACTTCTTTCACTCAATTCAGATGCATTCACAAGTTTGACATGCTCTCCGTGTGACATTTTCAGGCTGCTGTAGAGGCTACTAGAGTCTTGAGTCTGAATTGCAGCAAATATTTCTCAGGACCATATGGTATCTTCTGAAATTTGATCTAGATAAAGCACTACAGGATAAAAATAAGGTAATTAAAATTtgtgtgattttttttaataggaGAGGATGTTGTTTTCATTGCCAATGACTGGCACACTGCTTTGCTTCCATGCTACCTAAAGAGTATGTATCAATCCAGAGGACTATACATGAACGCCAAGGTGAAAGCATTACATTTTCTTCGTGTGGATTGAAGCTAACAATATGGGAGCATTTAAGTTCTGACGCATGTCTAAAATGGTTCCAGGTTGTTTACTGCATCCACAACATGGCGTATCAAGGAAGATTTAAATTCTCAGATTTCTCGCTTCTCAATCTTCCCGATCAATTCAAGAGTTCTTTAGATTTCATGGATGGGTACATACAAAACTTTTTTTCCATTGTTCATtgattcagacatttggattaGTGGTATTCTATCTAGGTATCATAGTATGATGTCTTGAACTCTCTGCAGAAGTATTTCTCTTTATAGTTTAGTTTGTTGGCCTTCAGTACTTATCTGTGGGCCTTCATGACCAATCTCCTCCTGTCAACACCTGTAGGCTTTGGATATTTGATTCAGGCCTCTGTTTTTCGGGCTTTTGAACTAATGTAATGTGCTATGTCGAAAATCTAAAACTGTTCTGATCCCTAGTCCATTTGCTCGACTGTTTGGATTAAGGGCATTACAAGATTGTGAACGAATTAGTTATTGGCTTAAAAATTGAAGGTAATTCTATCTGGTGATCGAATTTCTCAGTTTGATCATTGTCCGTAACTGTTGCAGGTATGATAAACCTGTGAAGGGAAGGAAAATAAACTGGATGAAGGCTGGGATTTTAGAATCAGACAGACTTGTGACTGTCAGTCCATACTATGCTCAAGAACTTATTTCTGGGCCTGCAAAAGGTGTAGAATGTGATACGTATACTCGTGCTGTTGGCTTATGTGGCATCACAAATGGCATGGATATTCAAGAGTGGAATCCCGCCACTGATAAATACCTTAGTTATCACTATGATATCACTACTGTAAGATTTATACTTTTTTTTGTCCTTGTTCTGACAATTATTACACCACAGCAAGGTTACTATAGATTAGATAGATCTTTTAAATCTCGTTTGCTATGTATTCATTTGCTTATCATTTGTGTTCCTAGATATTGATTTCTTGTTGCCATCTTACTTTCAGGTTATGGATGCCAAGCCATTGCTGAAGGAATCTCTTCAAGCTGAAGTTGGGTTGCCTGTAAACAGGAATATCCCTGTAATTGGATTTATTGGCAGACTCGAGGAGCAAAAAGGCTCAGATATTCTCGTTGCTGCCATTTCTAGGTTCATAGGGATGGATGTTCAAATAATAATCCTAGTGAGTAATAAATTAATCTGCATTCTTGCATTGACGAAGCATGAGATtatgtttaatgattttatccATCCTTTGTTTCTTTAAGGGAACTGGCAAAAAGAAGTTTGAGCAGCAGATTCAACAACTTGAAGAGTTGTACCCTGAAAAAGCTAGGGGAGTGGCCAAGTTCAATGTCCCCTTGGCTCACATGATAACTGCTGGTGCAGATTTTATGTTGATTCCAAGTAGATTTGAGCCTTGTGGTCTCATTCAGTTACATGCCATGCGTTATGGAACTGTAAGACTTCAAAATCAAGGaactgttttttattttttttgctgTAAATTGTTTAGAACAAATTCGGTTCGCTTGACTTTCATAACATGATCTCAAGATTTAACTGCTTTTATCAGATACCAATCTGTTCATCGACTGGTGGTCTCGTTGACACCGTGAAAGAAGGATATACAGGTTTCCAAATGGGAGATTTCAACATTGAGGTATATAATTATCTCAATTATCCTAGACTCGTTGTCTACTACTATTGGCTGAATTTAGCGCTTCATTTAGCCACTCTCTTTTTCAAGTTCTAAACAATATCACTTTTTGTGTGTCTGCATGAGCAGTGTGAAACTGTTGA encodes:
- the LOC142545405 gene encoding granule-bound starch synthase 1, chloroplastic/amyloplastic-like yields the protein MAAVTASHFVSHINGGATSVDNKTNLAQIGLRNQTVTHNGLRSVNKIDISGKVISKPSRCAVNKTEKDKTLGTIICGVGMSVALVSTEVAPWCKTGGLGDVLGGLPPALAALGHRVMTICPRYDQYKDAWDTNVLVEIKVGDRVETVRFFHCYKRGVDRVFVDHPWFLEKVWGKTKSKLYGPNAGTDYDDNQLRFSLLCQAAVEATRVLSLNCSKYFSGPYGEDVVFIANDWHTALLPCYLKSMYQSRGLYMNAKVVYCIHNMAYQGRFKFSDFSLLNLPDQFKSSLDFMDGYDKPVKGRKINWMKAGILESDRLVTVSPYYAQELISGPAKGVECDTYTRAVGLCGITNGMDIQEWNPATDKYLSYHYDITTVMDAKPLLKESLQAEVGLPVNRNIPVIGFIGRLEEQKGSDILVAAISRFIGMDVQIIILGTGKKKFEQQIQQLEELYPEKARGVAKFNVPLAHMITAGADFMLIPSRFEPCGLIQLHAMRYGTIPICSSTGGLVDTVKEGYTGFQMGDFNIECETVDPADVLKIATAVGRALMVYGTLAFTEMIKNCMSQDFSWKGPAKKWESLLLSLGASGAESDVDGEEIAPLAKENVPAP